tttgagagagagagagagagagagagagagagagagagagagagagagagagaatttttaatatttattttttagttctcggcggacacaacatctttgttggtatgtggtgctgaggatcgtacccaggccgcacgcatgccaggcgagggcgctaccgcttgagccacatccccagccccacgtaatgtacatttaaaaaatgtttttagttatacatggacacaatacttttattttatttattttttaatgtggtgctgaggttcaaacccagtgcctctctcatgctaagcaagtgctctactactgagaaCAACTCCAGCCCTTATGTAATGTtcattttaccacaataaaaattaCAGTCTTCCCATAActtgtattatagttatatatttgtttcttcattAGATATGTTCTTTAGTAGCAAAGGTAATAGATGAGATCAGCTATGGGTAGGAGCAAGCCAAGAGACAGGTGTGTGGCTAAGGACACTTAGGAACATCCAAATTTAATCACCATTCCtctggggggtggtggtggtggtgacattATTCCCTGAAATGGAAGGGTTATTGTCATGCATGCACTGCCTCTAACCACTTCCATGTACATTTGAAAACCTAGTCCCTGGCCTGAGGTTGTAGTTTAGTGGtataacacttgcctagcatgtgtgaggcactgggttctatcctcagcaccacataaatataagtaaataaaataaaggtactgtgacatctacaactaaaagtatatttaaaaaaaaacaaatggcgaatgttttctctgatataaggcaactgactcatagttgggtagggagagggagcaatgggaggaattgatgaactatagatagggcagaggggtgggaggggaaaggagggtcagcaatgatggaggaatgtgatggacatcattatccaaagtacatgtatgaaaacacgaattggtgtgaatatactttatatatatacagagatattaaaaatgtaCTCTGTATGcctaataagaattgtgatgtattctgctgtcatgtactttaaaaataaaagcaattaaaaaaaaaactagttccCTTTTATAGTTAGTCACTCAGATGTTTACCTGTTTTTTGAACTTTCCTGCTGAGGCCCTGGCAGTTTTATGCCAGGTGGGGGCAGCAGAGTGTAGCTGGAACTAACTGTGGCATCTACTTACAAAGATTTAGGAAAGGAAACCATTTTATGACTTAAAGATTTTTACTGGTCAGAATCCAAAAGATGGCAAAATTTCCAGCTGCTAGGAATGTACTAGACAAAAGCAAGAAATCATAATTTTGATAACTGAAAAAGTAGTTTTTGATGAGTTGTTTAGGAAATGTAGAAATTTCATTGTTGAAACACTCTAAAACCTTTccgttttctttttcttcctgtctctctgtcACATTCACTGACATCTGATCCGGAAGAGAATCCGGAGTTAAATGggaaatttttattggtgtagGCATCATATAACCGTAAGTCCTTAGGAGAAAGTAGTTCTTGGCAAACATTCCAGGACCATGTATAAGTAGAAAAGGTGTCATAAAAGGACTCATTGTTAGTGTCTATTCCAATCAGATCCCCTCGTATCTTCTGCCAGAGATTTAACATTTCTTTCCGATGTGCAAGGGCAACTCCTAAATTATAGTTTTCTGTAGCTCTCTTTACCTGCAATGAGAACATAGTTTACTGTAGTTACTGCCAAATATCTTTGACCTGTGGACCACAATCATAGCAGCCCAAGAGTTATGTATTTGAGAATCATTGAGTCTGTACATTAGGTAGTGCCTCTTAAGGACATTTGAGCTAAGAGTTTCTGGACAATCAAAATGTGTTGCTTAGGAATAATGAGATAATaagaacttttataaaaatataatggacTAAAATAAGGAGAAGAATGGGATGGCGATAGGTTGAATTGAGTACCAATTATATCTCCTAAAACAGGAGAACCAGGGAAAAGAGTTAAGCTAAGTCCTTAAGTATTTGGTAATATTGAGGGAGTGAGTGGTGATGGGAAGGTGTTCTAGGGAGGAGACAGAATAAACAAAGGCTGAAATACAGTCAGTATTCTGGAATTGATCAGAGGATTCAGGCACTTTGGTATTGCTGGAGTGTCACATTGAAAGTGGGAGGAAAAGCTGGTCATGGTGacgcacgcctgtgatcccagtgactccagaggctgaggcaagaggagtacaagttggaggccagccttggcaacttagcaagatgttGCCtcaggtgaaaaataaaaaggctggggatgttgttcagtagtagaatgcctctgggttcaatccccaataccagaaaaaaatgtgGGAAGTATGGAGTGACAATGGAGAATCAGCAGACTCTTAAAACTTAATCTTATAAATCAGTGATTCAGTATGGGTGGGGAGAGTCATTTCCTTGTGAAAATCATGTTGTAATGAAATAAATCCTTCAGTGTGTTTAGTAGAAAATTGAAAAAGGCTGCCATGGCTGAGAGGGAAGCCTTCGCATTTTAGCAGGATAGTGACTTGGTTGGATCTTCATGTGAGATCATTGGTACTGTGTTGAGAATGGTTGGAAGGCAGCAGCTACATGGCTAAGGATAGTGGGCTGGAGGCTGTTTTACAGGTGAGACCTGTGGAGGGCCTCAACTAAGGCAGAGGTAATAGGGATGGGATGAAGATAGATTTCAAAAATTCCCCAGAATGAGAGGATGGGTTTGGTGACTGGTAGATGTGTGGAATgaggaaaaatgcaaaaattaaggACAGTTCCTGGCATTAAAGTTTCAGTGATTGAGTGGATTCTGTATCAACAACTGAGATGCAGAATTCCTAGGTAGAGACAGTTTGCTGAGAAGTTGAGAAGCGGTTAGAGCATGTTGAGTTTTATGTGCTATGAGACAGCATAGAGGTGGAACTTTTTTCAGGTAGATCATTGAGACAAAGTACAGGAAAAAAGTCTAGGCTTGGGACAAATTTAAGTATCATTATATGGGTGATGGCTGAAACAAGGAAGGTAGATTGAAATAGCTCAAAGAATGTCACTCTAGCTATTCCTTTACCTGATACAGAGATGCCAGTGTCCTGCTATGACTGGATTACAAGGATGCCAAACTATTTGATCTCAAGCTTCTTAGCCCTTGGGACAGTTGGTGCCCCAGGGATGGAGGCCTCTAGCTATATGCAGCTTCCTTTTAttctagtgtgtgtgtgcaccacGATGAGACTGTTGGGAGCTCGCTCCTCTGTTTCTGTGGCGTGTACTACAGAACACACAGAGTTCATTTATCCCAACCCAAGCCGAGGAGAGCTTGATTGTTAGTATCAAGTGCAGagggacaggaggctgaggcaataggatcacaaattcaaggtcaaccttggcaacttagtctctgtctcaaaaaaataaaaagaagtggggatgtagctctggtagagagcttctgggttcaattcctagtatggcccaaacacacacatacacacacaaaatgcagAAAAGAAGTGGCAAAAAGTaattatatcctgctatttttctGTGGGATATATAAATTGCTAAAAGTTAGGACATAAAACTAGACAGGAAGCATAGAGTTGTTAAAAGTGTTTATTCTGGAGCCACTCTCCCCATGTTTATAATCCTTAATTTGTTCTTTACTAATTTAGTGCCTTAACCTTTTTATgcacatctgtaaaatgacaaggaataataatagtacttGTCTCAAAGAGTTGTTGTGATAATTAAATGAATCAGTACCTGTAGAGCACTTGTAGAATATTTGTGTAGTGCTGTGTCTAGCACTTGCAAAGTACCTTTAAGCTATTGTTAACATTGTTAGTTGCTATAATGATGATGCTTTCATTCATCTCAATTCTGAGTACATCACTCATGGTGACAGTGGATTTATTACCTTAATTTGTTTGATATTTCTATCATGAAACAAATGAATGTTATAGAACCGATGCTAGGTATACCTATTTAGGTGATTACTAGGATGAATCCTAACATTTAACATTTGAATCTGTTTGATTATAGAgcaaaaaatattatcattacaGTGGATACAAATGAGAAACCATcgtgtttcattttaattttttttgtactaggaattgaacccaagggtgctctaccattgagctacatcccttgtcctttttatgttttattttgagacagagtcttgcaaagttgcccagACTGTCCTTGAACCCatgctcctcctgtctcagcctctcaagttgctgggattacatatgtATATCACCATGATCATCTTTCtatcttgtttcattttaaagacaGGGAGCAGATAAAAATGCTCTTGAGTTTATGGGAAAGtattgaaattgaaaatatttttgttaatgtgGCTGGGAAGGCATTCAACTATGAATACTCACGTGCTGTTTAATAGCAGCTGCATCAGCCACTGTCCATCTGTGCTTTTTCTTGAGTATTTGATTGATGGCAAGGATGTCATCTGAATAGTTTGAAGAAATGTTCACAGGCTTTATGTTTGCTGCctttatgtacatttaaaaaagaagattagtaatacattttagtttgaattatacatacatacataaagatataataaacaaaaatatatttcagtatgAGAGAATTTGCATATGATTTATAAGGTTATTGTTAAACTATTTTTCAGTTGTGTTGGAGCCCCTAGAATAGTGCCACATGTAAATTGGATATTTAGTAAAGGTTCTTTAATAATGACAAAACCTATTCATAAGAGAAATACAGATCAGATGGCTTATTGACTAGATATAGAGAATAAAGAGAAGCCAACTCCATCTTGACCCAAACGTCCCAAGCTATTACAAGCACCCAAAATGAAGGTACCCTCCACAGAGTACCACCTCTATTACTTCCAGACTTCTGACAGGCAACCCATGGCTATTTCCCCTGTACTGTGCTATTGAACAATTGCTAGTGAAAATTACATATACTGCTTGCTCTTTTTGAAAATGTCTTATCATGGAGTCCTGTCCAGGCCTTTACTACTgcttgacattttctttcttcattcactCTTACCATAGTGGCTGCTGGAAGCCAGATCTTCAAACTTTCTCAACTGATGATTTtggctctttttctctttgtttatggtattggagattaaacccagggctttgcatgtgctaggcaactgctctaccattgagctacatcccaagccatttttatttttaatttggtggtagagtcttactaaattgctcaggctggcctcaaacttgtgatcctcagcctcctgagtagccagaATTAATTGTATGCCAACATGCCTGGCTGATCTTGTCTCTTTAAAGCTATCTAACATGAATTCTCTTAACTCTTCTGCCTACCCTATGGTTTCTCCATCCTTTaactattttttcatcttttccttttatatgaGAAtgtttttcctgatttcctaGGGCAAACTCAATCCTGTATTCTCTATTTgttccttcctgtttttttttgtttgtttgttttgttttgtttgtttgttttggtatctgggattgaacccagaggcactgaactactgagccacatccccagccctttttctttcttattttgagacagggtcttgctaagttgtttagggcatggctaaattgttgaggctggtcttgaacttgagatcctcctgcctcagcagtgggattacaggcatgaaccattaTGCCTGGTCCTTCCTGGGATCTTATCCCttcacttttcctttctctaaGGGCCAGCTTCGTGGACATGTGATCTGTACAATTATATAGGGGTCACACTTAGGAATACCCTGCATTTGGTTTAATGTTCTGTTATTGTTGTCTTGAaatgcctttgtgtgtgtgtgtgttgctaggaatTGAAGTCaggcaccccatgcatgccaggcacgTGTTCT
This window of the Ictidomys tridecemlineatus isolate mIctTri1 chromosome 3, mIctTri1.hap1, whole genome shotgun sequence genome carries:
- the Efcab3 gene encoding EF-hand calcium-binding domain-containing protein 3 is translated as MGTSYVVSDTIFVFIFLGCNFHSDSPYSKIPIFPLFPNVDGVVMGKPFRDTQKLEMLRRKEPLNFFEDYFFHKRDWKTQAANIKPVNISSNYSDDILAINQILKKKHRWTVADAAAIKQHVKRATENYNLGVALAHRKEMLNLWQKIRGDLIGIDTNNESFYDTFSTYTWSWNVCQELLSPKDLRLYDAYTNKNFPFNSGFSSGSDVSECDRETGRKRKRKGFRVFQQ